AGTATGAGGTCAGTGTTAGCTGATGTTTTTCTCGGCTTGCCTCTATTTTTGCGTATTCATCTGGGCTTGAGagcatttgttattaaattttgaaatctgccTAGGACCTCCCCAATAAATTTGTAGATCTTGCCCTCATCGCTAAGACAACGAACAAATTTCCTTTCCCCATATTCAAACAGTAATgaataaaaaactattgtttggTACTATTTATAAACAACCCACCTCAAGAGTTTAtaccataaaataaagaatattataGGAAGCTTGGATTTTGTTTGGAGCACACCTATTTTTATGGCCAACTTCTATAACACAGAAAATCTTATTCCACACAAATAATGTATCTACTTAGCATTACATTACTTAAATGCAAAAAGTTTAGCACCTCATAGAGAGAATAACAgctctttgtttaaaaaaaaaattggttccaTTGCTTGCATTCTAAACAACCGCTAATCAGCAACAATTCAAAAGtggatatcaaaaatatttttgaccaGCTGTGTATTCATATCAactcttcgtttttttttaagttttgacaaGAATATTATCATTCCATTTATTTGAACTTGCCCTTTTAGTTGTCCTACAAATTTTCCCTCTTctgttaaacaaatttgaaatgtcatctTTAGTCGgccattttttttgaaacaaaaacaaatcatcttcggaataaattcttattttgcattgcaaaattatttaacaaaaataaggtaattaaataatataccgagtttttaataattattttagcatATTCAAATTAGTTCATCAACTGACAtactttttaagataaaaacaaatgGCTTCCGAAGGAACATTCGGTTGGGATCTTCTGTTCAAAACCGTCGAACCccaagttaacaaaaataccGACATTCTAATTGCATTGACCCATTTTGTTCTTCTTAAATCCAAATTACGTTGCATTGGAGTTGGTGAAGACGTGAGTGGAGAATTTCTAGAATTGATAGAAACaaaatccaaagtttttttttgtattattttcctATAGAAAACCCTTTCCGAAGATGAAGAAAGCTCAGAGTTACTTCCACAAGGCTGGAATGATTCGGAGGATAAGTATGCATTGAGATACATTCTGgacaaaaaactttatatgcTTCTAGCTACTAAGTCGGagaatattttcattataaatCTTTTAGTAAGTTGATAAATTTTAAGACATTTCTGAGCTCTCCAAAAACCTTTTACGccgattaatttgtttttgaagtcaataataATTTGTGGCGAAAAAGCCACCGACGTTAAAAGCATTAGTTGCGGATGGGTTcattgttaaaatattgttttttttcaatcctATTTTCGTATCTATCACCTCAGGATGTCGAAACCAAAGACGTTTCGAACTTGGCCCTGGAATCAAATGAATTGGTAAAAGCTCTAACAGGTACTCTGCAGACCATGATTCCCACAGCATCAGCAGTAATGGATCGAATCagaaaagaattaataaatccGGTAAAagagaaaatcaatattttctacaAGTTGTCCTAAggaatttcttataaaatgtcTTTCTTTAGGTTCTAACTGGCTCAACAAAAGCTGTTACAACTCAAACTCCTCCCGAACCCAGACGAGATAGAAGAGATGATGATTATGATCCCTTAAGGATAGCAGGACCACATTTTGCACCTGGTTTACGTGGACCTATGTAAGATGCTTCTCATTTGAAATCGAGTCAagaaagattttatattttgctttGCACCTTAGGGGAAGTGACCCTTTTGGATTTCCACGAGGCGGCATTGGAAGTGGAGACTTGGATCCTCTCGGACGTGGTGGTGGTGGAAACTTAGGTGTTCTTCCACGTCTCGGTCCACATCGCGGCGGTGCACGATACGATCCATTCGGACCAGGTCCAGGAGTACGCCCTAATCCAAACAATGATGAATTCCAGCCTCCAGGGTTTGGTGACTTCATGTATCAATAAGACTTTAATTTGGCTTGGTAGTtggataataattttatatgaataaaaaaaacattctaaacagttattttttatctaattaattaaaagcaacaaaaaagatGAGAAAGCAACAAAATAGATGAGAAAGACTAAGCGGAAATAATTAAACTTTCTGACGCTCTCTTTCCACTATAGAAGGTTGTGGATGTTTCCAAAATCATTTGGAgaccaaaatttaaataaaaaatactcaactttaaaaataaaatagtaatttttattttttaaaactaatttactcctaaacatacaaaaagtcTGCCACAATCTACTTCATTTTCTTTTGCTTAAGCAGATGATTCCTGAGCGCCTTTTGTTTGTCCTTGAAACTCTTCTTGACCTTACCACGAGCCTTGTGCCTCATCATGATGAAGTTCTTGCCCTTGCGTTTCTCTCGATTTGTCGTTGAACAATTTTCATTCTTGCGATTGTCTTTGTAGCCAAACTTCTCACGATCTTTGCGTCCCTCTTGGACTGTCTCCATACGGGAGTCCTTGTCGTGCTTTCGCTTCTTGTAAATCATTTCAATGTTATCAAGTTTAACAAACTCGGCTCTGTCCTTTTCTAGTGGTCGTTTGCGGCTATTTGTGACGGCCTTTTTAATGTTAGCCATGTCAATACGTTTAAAGTCTTCGTCGGTGAAGATTCGGGTCAGAGCAAGTTCTTGGGCGGCTTCTTTTTCATTCAGGAGCTTGACTTCCTTGGggagtttttgtttcttttctttaggTTCCTTTTTCTTGGGCTGACTTGTGGTTGTTTTGGATTTCTTTGAAGTGGCTATGTTTTCTTCCTCctcttcgtcttcttcttctgcATCATTGTCACTTTCATCCTCAGACTCCTCTTCATCTTCTTCGGAATCATCCTCTTCTTCgtcttcatcatcatcctcatcttCGTCACTTTCATCGACATCTTCGTCATTGTCGTTATCCGACATAGGTCCTCCCTCGCTATCGGACACATCCACCCACTGACCATCATTTGAATCGGATtcctcgtcatcatcgtcgCCCAAATCGATTGTCTTGGACTTCTTCAACAGAACCTCTGCTCCAGGAATGCTCTCATGTGCTTGCACCTCTCCGTACTCTTTGATCTTTCGCTCAGCTTGAGCCTCAGTCTGTCGACCACGATCCTTCTTATGCAACAACGCTGGCAACTGCTCTCTGTACAACATGATGAGTGATTTGGCTGCCATCATCACTGATTTCTCCTTGTAGGCCTTGTACATCGCCAGATCTCTGAGCAGCTCCTCTCCCATCGCCAGAGGGCATCTAGCACATATCTCACGAGTTGCGTTCAGCCCAATAGCCATCACATCACTGGAATTCCTCTCGGTTATGAAATTGTTCGCGATTGTCTTGAGAACTGGCTCCAAAACATCACCCGGCACCAATTCATGTGAAGCCTGAGCTGCAAACTGAAGAATTCTCGTCACTTGCCTCTGATGTGGTTGCAAGAATCTCGTAATATAGGGATAGAAATTGAAAAGGAACAAATCATGGATTCCAATGAGACGCGATATAACATCAAGATGCATCAGTTTAACTTCGAAACGTTCATTTCCCGATTGAAGTTGTTTGAAAAGACCTTCGGCAAATCCTTGGGGATTGTGGAGATAATGAATCCCAGAAAAGTTAAATGGCTCGgcgttcttcttcttcttcgaggCTTTTACCACCTGTTTCTTGACCTGCTCCAATTGCTTCTTACgttttttggtctttttgttgACACGATTAACCATCAGGGCACTTTTTAGATCCACATCATTCTCGCTGTCTGATTCATCAGAGTCTTTGCCTTCTTCGTCATGACCGAGGAAGAATTTCAATGAGGCAACTTGGACCTTAGTGATCTTAGAAAAACACCCAACTGTTGCAATAACGTTAACTGTTTTGGGGTCGTTccaaatgtttttcttatacaATTCAATCATGATGTCTACAGACATCTTCGCGGCTCTAGGGTTTGTGTCTTTCAGCATGGAATACATGAAGTTTTGTAGAGTCTACAAGAAAAGAAGCTTTAGAAATTAAACTGCGTTATGTTGTCTTTGGTTTCGAAGTTCTTACCGAATTCAATTTCATGTCCTTGTGTTTGGCGTTCATGTTCTTTATGTCGGTGATGATGTGATTCTGAAGAAATGTTCTCAAATTCTTATCCGGGCACCGAAGCAGTTGAAAGAAGAGCTCAAGCAAGTCCAAAGCTGGGATAAGATTTTTGTTTCGCAGCAGAATCAAAGCCTTCACAAAACAATTGCGCATAGTTGGATCCAGAGTTGTGGcatgatttttcaacaaatcaaCCAAATGTTGAGGAAATTGGAGGCACACATCGGGATAACATTGAGCGACCTTAAAAAATACCCATAAGACTTTAGTTCATATGGAACTGCTTAAGAGAAATTTACCTGTCCAATGAACATGACCAGTTCATCGAGACTTTTATTCTCATTGCTGGGATTTAGCTCGAAAACTTCTAAGCTACTCAAGAAATGACGATATTGTTGAGAGAACTCCTCCTTGTAAGACTCTGGGTCACGTTTTATGAGATTCTGCAACTGTGGCAGATTATCTGGCAGCTGATTGTTGTGCCGTACCATTTTGGCGATTTATTTGTGTGTCTAAGACACAAATAATAAtcgcaactttttttaaattaaataaaaagcacTTATGACCAAAAACACTCCGTATTTTCAATCAACTTGTTTCTTATTCTTTGagggttaaaaaataaaagcacgTTGGGTTCGATTGACAGTTCGTTCCAGTGGAAAGTTGGAATTTATGTTTTCATGATTTTGGATATGTTTGATTGAAATGTTGCAAAGTACACGACGATCTGTTTGTGTAAGAAATGTATGAAGCCCTCAAGGAAATCGTTTATTGTATtcgatattatttaaaattacaaattaatcgTATCCCTCATAAGATTTGCTATATTGAATCTTTTGCATTTGCAAGTGAAGAAAAAACACTTCACTGCAGATATCACACCCGACAAAATTTGTTGTTACCAGTTGTTCAAAAGTTAAGAGAGCAAAAAAACTGCATTTTCGCTGAAAACAATTGATTCACAATAACATacttaattaattgtttatttgtctaaatttgaatgaaacatttttctttaaagtagATACATTCATTCCTTGAATCTTATGAGGAAATTGCAATGTTAAGCCTTATAAACTCCGAAtagtaatttctttaaaaaaaaaataattgttagcCTTCAAAGTGAAGTCTTAAGAAAgaagtaaaagttaatttaaaatttaaagaatggaAATTACTATACTTACATTTCAGTAACTATTCTTAGACAAATACCTATATTATTATTCACGAGACTAGCAAAATTATTTATGCCCATATGAATGAGTTACtagtaatttttatacatttttaataatgtaattaaaaatgtcaaaattgacatttgactaCCTACGAAGACTTTTATGGTTGTGTTTTGTTGGTTAATGGATTTCCCGTACTGAACTTTATGACTTTTATATTTGTTGGTTGAAAAGAAACTCACGTGAACTCTCATTTGTGGTATTGCTTCgtttatttcatatttcaatCGAAATTTAATCTTGTTTCGCATTGCTGTAACTTCGTGTACTTGTTAACGAGTGCGGCAGAGCTGTCAATTTTCTAGCTTACCAGTTTTGAAATTGTATATGCACTTgacaataaaaatatgaaataaggtCTAGAAtacgatttttattttccttttgaaGTAGAAAacttatcaaatcaaaaattcatcACCACATGATTTATTTACAGAAGAAGAAGCTGAAGTTTATGAATCTAccaattagttttaaattgttttcatattttgtaaaatttgtttgtttaatagcAGACATTTTCTgatcaaaataaattacaaataaaaagaaaaacttctatCTATTAAGCTGACAGTTGAAAACGTATTAGtttaataggcttttcacaccaaccccaaaacccggttttcgagAAATTATtggttttcgccgaaaacctacatcgaaaactcaagttttcccatacaattttgtaaacGACAAGGTTTCGTAAACaacatgttttatataaaacctctcgaaaactagttggaattcaaagttgaacaaaacaaacaaacctttcggaACATTCAGCGatcaaataaatgtaaacaaaacaggctgctgtcaaaacaaatattttattttgaaattttgttcaaaacaattATGCATATATtcaaacaatcaaaacaatttggccgtggtaagtaatattatttatacaatttatctttacaaaataagaattattgctttttgtttttttatttacagaatatggaagaaaaaaaataaaaaaaagaaactggggGAGCCAGGATGAGGAGTACCTGCTCGAACTCTGGGCTGAAAAGGAGTCTGAGCTGCGGGGCAACCTCATCCCAGTCAGAGATGAGTATTTACTTCATATGTAGCAGATctacttcattaattta
This window of the Eupeodes corollae chromosome 3, idEupCoro1.1, whole genome shotgun sequence genome carries:
- the LOC129950235 gene encoding proteasome inhibitor PI31 subunit-like, whose protein sequence is MASEGTFGWDLLFKTVEPQVNKNTDILIALTHFVLLKSKLRCIGVGEDKTLSEDEESSELLPQGWNDSEDKYALRYILDKKLYMLLATKSENIFIINLLDVETKDVSNLALESNELVKALTGTLQTMIPTASAVMDRIRKELINPVLTGSTKAVTTQTPPEPRRDRRDDDYDPLRIAGPHFAPGLRGPMGSDPFGFPRGGIGSGDLDPLGRGGGGNLGVLPRLGPHRGGARYDPFGPGPGVRPNPNNDEFQPPGFGDFMYQ
- the LOC129950234 gene encoding protein SDA1 homolog, which codes for MVRHNNQLPDNLPQLQNLIKRDPESYKEEFSQQYRHFLSSLEVFELNPSNENKSLDELVMFIGQVAQCYPDVCLQFPQHLVDLLKNHATTLDPTMRNCFVKALILLRNKNLIPALDLLELFFQLLRCPDKNLRTFLQNHIITDIKNMNAKHKDMKLNSTLQNFMYSMLKDTNPRAAKMSVDIMIELYKKNIWNDPKTVNVIATVGCFSKITKVQVASLKFFLGHDEEGKDSDESDSENDVDLKSALMVNRVNKKTKKRKKQLEQVKKQVVKASKKKKNAEPFNFSGIHYLHNPQGFAEGLFKQLQSGNERFEVKLMHLDVISRLIGIHDLFLFNFYPYITRFLQPHQRQVTRILQFAAQASHELVPGDVLEPVLKTIANNFITERNSSDVMAIGLNATREICARCPLAMGEELLRDLAMYKAYKEKSVMMAAKSLIMLYREQLPALLHKKDRGRQTEAQAERKIKEYGEVQAHESIPGAEVLLKKSKTIDLGDDDDEESDSNDGQWVDVSDSEGGPMSDNDNDEDVDESDEDEDDDEDEEEDDSEEDEEESEDESDNDAEEEDEEEEENIATSKKSKTTTSQPKKKEPKEKKQKLPKEVKLLNEKEAAQELALTRIFTDEDFKRIDMANIKKAVTNSRKRPLEKDRAEFVKLDNIEMIYKKRKHDKDSRMETVQEGRKDREKFGYKDNRKNENCSTTNREKRKGKNFIMMRHKARGKVKKSFKDKQKALRNHLLKQKKMK